One Stigmatopora nigra isolate UIUO_SnigA chromosome 1, RoL_Snig_1.1, whole genome shotgun sequence DNA segment encodes these proteins:
- the LOC144197907 gene encoding protein ILRUN-like has translation MEGMDVDQELTQKFSCMGTTDKDILISEFQRLLGFQLNPTGCAFFLDMTNWNLQAAIGAYYDFESPNVNAPCMSLLKDVTIGEGESVPPDTRFTKTWRLQNTGKESWPPGVCLKYVRGDQFGHVNMVAVRSLVSQEMMDVSVPMQSPVSPGMYQGQWRMCTAAGLYFGDIIWVILSVEIGGLLGVTQQLSSFQGEFNTQPHRNVEGDYNPFASPEKSKWPNSNTTLHHESNNKVSEEPWHGIPNQPDQNGHSHNSVDIVANSLQNNLSIVTYNQGLQEPSHFGHS, from the exons ATGGAAGGTATGGACGTGGATCAGGAGCTCACGCAGAAATTTAGTTGCATGGGCACTACAGACAAAGACATCCTCATATCGGAGTTCCAGAGGCTCCTTGGCTTTCAGCTAAACCCCACCGgatgtgccttttttttggacatgACCAACTG GAATTTACAAGCTGCCATTGGCGCCTACTATGACTTTGAAAGTCCTAATGTCAATGCGCCATGCATGTCCCTATTGAAAGATGTAACGATCGGCGAAGGCGAATCAGTTCCACCTGACACACGTTTCACCAAAACCTGGAGGTTACAAAACACAG GTAAAGAATCTTGGCCACCTGGGGTTTGCCTGAAGTATGTCAGAGGAGATCAGTTCGGTCACGTAAACATGGTAGCGGTACGGTCTCTAGTCTCTCAGGAAATGATGGATGTGAGTGTACCAATGCAGAGCCCTGTCTCTCCTGGTATGTACCAGGGCCAGTGGAGAATGTGCACAGCAGCAGGACTTTACTTTGGAG ATATTATTTGGGTGATCCTGAGTGTGGAGATTGGTGGCCTTCTTGGCGTTACACAGCAGCTTTCGTCTTTCCAGGGCGAGTTCAACACGCAACCTCACCGCAATGTAGAGGGAGATTACAACCCTTTTGCCTCACCAGAGAAAAGCAAATGGCCAAACAGCAACACCACCTTACATCATGAAAGCAACAATAAAGTCTCAGAGGAGCCCTGGCATGGAATCCCAAACCAGCCAGATCAGAATGGACATTCACACAACTCAGTGGACATAGTAGCGAACAGCCTACAAAACAATCTTTCAATAGTCACATATAACCAA